CCTCCGGGGCGAGGACGCCCTCCCGCATAGCCGCGGCAAGGCGGTCGCGGAGGAGAAGGGCGGCGTACCTGGGGTGGTCCTTCGGTATGGTCGTCATGGCCGCACCTCAAGAAGGCGGAAGCCCTCGCGTGCCACCCTGAGGGGGATCGGGTCGCCGAATGCGGCGAGCACCTCGTCTGCCCCCTCCCCGGTGGCAAAGACGCCGAGGCCGAGCATCGTCATGCTCGCGGGAACGCCCGCAGCGTCGCACGCTGCAAGGGCCGCCCGGACTTCAGGCCTGACAAGACCGCTTTTCTCGGCAAAAGAACGCGAAAGACGGAAAAAATCATGGAGGTCGGTCGGGCAGGTGTCCGGACAGGCCGCGGCGACCTGCGCCAGCCTTTCGGCCGAGCCAAGCACCTCGGGCGTCGGCAGGGGGCCGAAGGAGAGGGCCCAGACAGTCTCGTCGAGAGGAACCCGCGTGATCGTCCCGGTCGTACCCGGCGTCTGCCTGCAGACAAGCCCACCCCCCTGACACGCGGCGACGTCGCCAAGGCCGGTGTTGTGAACGACCTCCGCACGGTGGGCAAGGGCGGCGATCGCAGGCCTGTCCATGCCGAGGTCGAAGAGAGCGTTGAGGGCGGTGATCGAGGAGAGAAGAGCGGCTGCGGAGAGGCCGAAGCCGGCGCCGATAGGGAGACGGCAGGCCGTCTCCACTCTCGCCGTCACCCCGAGTTCGTGCATCACATATTCAAGCGGGGCAGAACCCGCGGATTCGGATATGACCTCTCCGTGGGCGCCGAGGCACCTGACCACCACCGCCGACGTACCGGCGGCCGAGGCCTCGGCTCTCACACCCTCGTCGATGACAAGGCCAGCGCCGAGACTGCCTGTCGTCTCCGGCGTTGTCCCGGCAACCTTTCTGAAATATCCCGAGATGTGTCCGGGCGAGAAGGCTACAGCAGTGCGGACCATATCGCCTCTGCCACCTCTTCCTTCGTTCCTGTAACAGTTCTCCTCGAATCCTTTCTCATAAGCACAAACTCCCCGCCCGCGGCCCCCATCGCCGGCGGTGTATTCACAACGACCATGGCGACGCCGGCGTCGAGCATTGCCGCGGCCCTGGCCTCCTCGTCCCACCCGAGTTTGAAGGCGACGACCGTCCCGGAAAAAATC
This window of the Methanofollis ethanolicus genome carries:
- a CDS encoding pantoate kinase gives rise to the protein MVRTAVAFSPGHISGYFRKVAGTTPETTGSLGAGLVIDEGVRAEASAAGTSAVVVRCLGAHGEVISESAGSAPLEYVMHELGVTARVETACRLPIGAGFGLSAAALLSSITALNALFDLGMDRPAIAALAHRAEVVHNTGLGDVAACQGGGLVCRQTPGTTGTITRVPLDETVWALSFGPLPTPEVLGSAERLAQVAAACPDTCPTDLHDFFRLSRSFAEKSGLVRPEVRAALAACDAAGVPASMTMLGLGVFATGEGADEVLAAFGDPIPLRVAREGFRLLEVRP